A stretch of the Mycobacterium sp. ITM-2016-00317 genome encodes the following:
- a CDS encoding SDR family oxidoreductase, which translates to MSRLSDKIALVTGATTVDPGGLNIGGAAATRLVSEGARVVLADINIDGAAALADQLNEKYGPDVATAVHVDLRDETAIQALVATAVSTFGGLNVLFNIAGVFPAGDGDVATMPIEVWDDVMAVNVRSAMLTTKHALPHLRTGGGSIVNTASTHAFAGDTSLTGYGATKAALLALTKYTATQYGREGVRCNAICPGTTTTPPAQHLPTSVTDIYRRHTLAPDLNAPDDLAKVYAFLASDDSRGINGETIRVDGGLLAHQPFVPDMNALGAATATSQ; encoded by the coding sequence ATGTCACGACTGTCCGACAAGATCGCGCTGGTGACCGGCGCAACGACCGTGGACCCGGGCGGACTGAACATCGGCGGCGCGGCTGCCACCCGGCTGGTGAGCGAAGGCGCCCGCGTGGTGCTCGCCGACATCAACATCGACGGCGCGGCGGCACTCGCCGACCAACTCAACGAGAAGTACGGACCCGACGTCGCGACTGCCGTCCATGTCGACCTCCGCGACGAGACCGCGATCCAGGCCCTGGTGGCCACCGCCGTCTCCACCTTCGGTGGACTCAACGTCCTGTTCAACATCGCCGGGGTGTTCCCCGCCGGTGACGGCGATGTGGCCACCATGCCGATCGAGGTGTGGGACGACGTGATGGCCGTCAACGTCCGCAGCGCGATGCTCACCACCAAACACGCACTGCCGCACCTGCGGACGGGCGGCGGGTCCATCGTGAACACGGCATCGACGCATGCGTTCGCCGGCGACACCAGCCTGACGGGTTACGGCGCCACCAAGGCGGCGCTGCTGGCACTGACCAAGTACACCGCGACCCAGTACGGCCGCGAGGGTGTGCGGTGTAACGCCATCTGCCCCGGCACCACGACAACCCCGCCCGCGCAACATCTTCCGACGTCCGTCACCGACATCTACCGGCGCCACACGCTGGCGCCGGATCTCAACGCGCCCGACGACCTCGCCAAGGTCTACGCGTTCCTGGCCTCCGATGATTCCCGTGGGATCAACGGCGAGACGATCCGTGTCGACGGAGGCCTGCTGGCGCATCAGCCGTTCGTCCCCGACATGAACGCGCTCGGCGCCGCCACCGCGACCTCCCAGTGA
- a CDS encoding CAP domain-containing protein translates to MTYRLATVMALPACLVVAAGATMPTATADNRRFNSSVVENVYAVQRQAGCENDLNVSPELLLAAEWHARDLMGNRNLNADVGTDGSTPQQRAEAAGFRGAVAQTVAIHPALAMSGIELINLWYYNPAYHAIMADCAHTKIGVWSENSLDRTVVVAVYGWPD, encoded by the coding sequence ATGACCTACCGACTCGCGACTGTCATGGCACTTCCGGCCTGCCTCGTGGTCGCCGCGGGAGCCACGATGCCCACGGCAACCGCCGACAATCGAAGGTTCAACAGCAGCGTGGTCGAGAACGTGTACGCCGTGCAGCGCCAAGCCGGCTGTGAGAACGATCTGAACGTCAGTCCGGAGCTGCTGCTGGCCGCCGAATGGCACGCGCGCGACCTGATGGGCAACCGCAACCTGAATGCCGACGTCGGCACGGACGGGTCCACTCCGCAACAGCGCGCCGAGGCTGCCGGCTTCCGGGGTGCGGTCGCACAGACCGTGGCGATCCACCCCGCACTGGCGATGAGCGGAATCGAGCTGATCAACCTCTGGTACTACAACCCCGCCTACCACGCGATCATGGCCGACTGCGCGCACACGAAGATCGGCGTCTGGTCGGAGAACAGCCTGGACCGCACGGTGGTCGTCGCCGTGTACGGCTGGCCGGACTGA
- a CDS encoding DUF732 domain-containing protein — protein sequence MALGVSALAAVAGPAPAAHADDVAYLVSVTLAPGYDFAGADAALEYGHGICRKLADGRTYPELIADVRADFRTADDYQASYLLGQAANELCPESIQALRNSAARYRPFP from the coding sequence ATGGCGCTGGGTGTCTCGGCGCTCGCCGCGGTGGCGGGCCCGGCACCGGCGGCCCATGCTGACGACGTCGCCTACCTGGTTAGTGTCACGCTCGCGCCCGGCTACGACTTCGCCGGCGCCGACGCCGCGCTCGAATACGGCCACGGCATCTGTCGCAAGCTCGCCGATGGCCGGACCTACCCCGAGCTCATCGCCGACGTGCGGGCCGACTTCCGGACCGCCGACGACTATCAGGCCTCGTATCTGCTCGGGCAGGCGGCCAACGAGCTGTGCCCGGAATCCATACAAGCGCTGCGCAACTCGGCTGCCCGCTACCGTCCATTCCCCTGA
- a CDS encoding mammalian cell entry protein, with the protein MAEHDDPPAGKVTPALPHRFSGLHWVAALCAVALVALAGLGGWMGYRLVDERRDVAQQRRFVETARQGAINLTTIRHATVDEDIKRILDSSTGAFHDDFQKRAEPFAEVVRQARSTSEGSVTSAALESHEGDGAQVLVVMSVKMSSHEAAEQVPTVWRMRIGVQQSGDSARVSDVQFVS; encoded by the coding sequence ATGGCAGAGCATGATGATCCCCCCGCCGGGAAGGTGACTCCGGCATTGCCGCACCGCTTTTCGGGGCTGCACTGGGTTGCGGCGCTGTGTGCAGTGGCGTTGGTGGCGCTGGCCGGCCTCGGCGGCTGGATGGGCTATCGGCTGGTCGACGAACGCCGGGACGTGGCCCAGCAGAGGCGCTTCGTCGAGACCGCACGCCAAGGCGCGATCAACCTGACCACGATTCGGCACGCCACCGTCGACGAGGACATCAAACGGATCCTGGACTCGTCGACCGGGGCATTCCACGACGACTTCCAGAAACGGGCTGAGCCGTTCGCCGAGGTCGTCAGGCAGGCCCGGTCCACCTCCGAAGGGTCCGTCACCTCGGCGGCCTTGGAGTCGCACGAGGGTGACGGCGCCCAAGTGCTGGTCGTCATGTCAGTAAAGATGTCGAGTCACGAGGCAGCGGAACAGGTCCCGACGGTGTGGCGGATGCGCATCGGCGTGCAACAGAGCGGCGACAGCGCCCGCGTGTCCGACGTGCAGTTCGTCTCATGA
- a CDS encoding MlaD family protein, whose translation MLTRRIKLQLAVFALVALVAGGVMAFGYIKVPAMLGIGQYTVVVQLPQAAGLYQTANVTYRGTGIGRVTEVRLTDDGGVEAVLSLESGTDIPSDLTAEVHSASAIGEQYVALVPRSAGAPPLKNGDVIPVDRTTTPPPINALLDAANRGIQAIPGDNVKTVVDESYTAVGRLGPELSRIVQGSTQLASDARANLDSLITLIDKAKPLMDSQAQTADSINAWASHLADLTGQVRDADPAVAGLLERGGDAAEEGRQLFDRLKPTLPVLLANLVSIGEVAVVYQPAIEQILVLEPQLVAGLQGALLANKDSKRASPGLYVSFNLNLNLPPPCTTGFLPVDQQLTPNVETSADLPPGDLYCRIPQDSWNVVRGNRNYPCITRPGKRAPTVKMCESDEEYVPLNDGFNWKGDPNATLSGQDIPQLPPPAAAPHPAPIAVAEYDPATGEYVAPDGKIYTQADLAPQTEGRTWQSMMIPPPGR comes from the coding sequence ATGCTGACCAGACGAATCAAGTTGCAGCTCGCCGTCTTCGCGCTCGTTGCGCTCGTCGCAGGCGGGGTCATGGCGTTCGGCTACATCAAGGTGCCGGCGATGCTCGGGATCGGGCAGTACACGGTCGTCGTGCAACTCCCGCAGGCCGCCGGTCTGTACCAGACCGCGAATGTCACGTACCGGGGCACCGGGATCGGGCGTGTCACGGAGGTGCGACTGACCGACGACGGCGGGGTGGAGGCGGTGCTGTCGCTGGAATCTGGGACCGACATCCCGTCGGACCTCACCGCGGAGGTGCACAGCGCGTCGGCGATCGGCGAACAGTACGTCGCGCTGGTCCCCAGGAGCGCCGGTGCGCCACCACTGAAGAACGGCGACGTCATTCCTGTCGACCGCACGACGACGCCGCCGCCGATCAACGCACTCCTCGACGCGGCGAACCGGGGAATCCAGGCGATCCCCGGCGACAACGTCAAGACCGTGGTCGACGAGAGCTACACGGCCGTCGGCCGCCTCGGCCCGGAACTGTCCCGAATCGTGCAGGGATCCACGCAATTGGCCTCGGACGCGAGGGCGAATCTGGACTCGCTGATCACACTGATCGACAAGGCCAAGCCGCTGATGGACTCCCAAGCGCAGACCGCCGACTCGATCAATGCCTGGGCGTCGCATCTGGCCGACCTGACCGGCCAGGTGCGCGACGCCGACCCGGCGGTGGCGGGACTGCTCGAACGCGGCGGCGACGCGGCCGAGGAAGGTCGTCAGCTCTTCGATCGACTCAAGCCGACCCTGCCCGTGCTGCTGGCCAACCTGGTCAGCATCGGCGAAGTCGCCGTCGTCTATCAGCCCGCCATCGAACAGATACTGGTCCTGGAACCCCAACTGGTCGCCGGTCTGCAGGGCGCGCTGCTGGCGAACAAGGACTCCAAGCGCGCCTCACCCGGCTTGTACGTGAGCTTCAACCTCAACCTGAACCTGCCGCCGCCATGCACCACCGGGTTCCTGCCGGTGGACCAGCAACTGACCCCGAACGTCGAGACATCCGCAGATCTGCCGCCGGGCGACCTGTACTGCCGGATACCGCAGGATTCGTGGAATGTGGTGCGCGGCAACCGGAACTACCCGTGCATCACGCGGCCGGGCAAGCGGGCGCCGACGGTGAAGATGTGCGAGAGCGACGAGGAGTACGTGCCGCTCAACGACGGCTTCAACTGGAAGGGCGACCCGAACGCGACGCTGTCCGGCCAGGACATCCCGCAGCTGCCGCCGCCGGCCGCCGCGCCCCACCCCGCACCGATCGCGGTGGCCGAGTACGACCCGGCCACCGGTGAGTACGTGGCGCCGGACGGCAAGATCTACACCCAGGCGGACCTGGCGCCCCAGACAGAAGGCAGGACATGGCAGAGCATGATGATCCCCCCGCCGGGAAGGTGA
- a CDS encoding MCE family protein: MRRIAVIAVTAATVLTGCEWRGLNSLPMPGTEGGGPDSYVVQAQLPDIGTIEPNSRVRVGDVNVGTITRIERQDWHALVTMRLNGDVELPANTTATVGQTSLLGSLHVELAPPADAAPHGRLADGSLIPLDAGATYPSTDQTLAALSLLLNGGGVGQVQDITAALATAFTGRESELRSLIEQTDLFVGRLNTQTEDIIAATDSFNSLVGQLAEQKPVLDNALRTIPDALQVLSDNREELTDAVDGFGKFSALTADAVNQTKQNLVAEIKAIGPVLGSLADAGPDMTRSLSLLATFPWPIESIDTIVRGDYLNTDVIFDLTLSRLGDGLLNGTRFEGDLTELEMQWGRTIGQLPSPYTAGNPLVAPYQFNQGP, encoded by the coding sequence ATGAGACGAATCGCGGTCATCGCAGTCACCGCGGCGACAGTGCTGACCGGCTGTGAATGGCGTGGGTTGAATTCGCTGCCGATGCCCGGTACCGAAGGCGGCGGCCCCGATTCGTACGTGGTGCAGGCCCAACTGCCCGATATCGGAACCATCGAACCCAACTCGCGGGTGCGCGTCGGTGACGTCAACGTCGGCACGATCACCAGGATCGAACGACAGGACTGGCATGCTCTGGTCACCATGCGGCTCAACGGCGACGTGGAGCTGCCGGCGAACACGACGGCCACGGTCGGCCAGACCAGCCTGCTGGGCTCGTTGCACGTCGAGCTTGCGCCACCGGCCGACGCCGCCCCCCACGGCAGGCTGGCGGACGGTTCTCTGATACCGCTGGACGCCGGGGCGACCTATCCCAGCACCGACCAGACGCTGGCGGCATTGTCGCTGCTCCTCAACGGTGGTGGGGTCGGCCAGGTGCAGGACATCACCGCGGCGCTGGCCACGGCGTTCACGGGCCGGGAGAGCGAACTGCGCAGCTTGATCGAACAGACGGACCTGTTCGTGGGAAGGCTGAACACCCAGACCGAGGACATCATCGCCGCGACGGACAGCTTCAACAGCCTGGTCGGGCAGCTCGCCGAACAGAAACCGGTGTTGGACAACGCATTGCGAACGATCCCGGACGCGCTGCAGGTTCTCAGCGACAACCGTGAGGAACTGACCGACGCGGTCGACGGGTTCGGCAAGTTCAGCGCACTGACCGCGGATGCGGTCAACCAGACCAAACAGAACCTGGTGGCCGAGATCAAGGCCATCGGCCCGGTGCTCGGTTCCCTCGCCGACGCCGGACCGGACATGACGCGTTCGCTGAGCCTGCTGGCCACCTTCCCGTGGCCGATCGAGAGCATCGACACGATCGTGCGCGGGGACTATCTCAACACCGACGTGATCTTCGACCTGACGCTGAGCCGGTTAGGGGACGGTCTGCTCAACGGCACACGATTCGAAGGGGATCTCACCGAGTTGGAGATGCAGTGGGGACGCACGATCGGTCAGCTGCCGAGTCCGTACACCGCTGGGAACCCGCTCGTCGCGCCCTACCAGTTCAACCAGGGGCCGTGA
- a CDS encoding MCE family protein — protein MRKRTLRTVLMAALAVVVVVAGVVVVRAADHAGRTHVTAYFDNSNGLFTGDEVRILGVPVGAIETIEPEPERVKVTFWVDAKYKVPADVKAVIVSPQLVTARAVQLTPAYETGPVMAENAVIPLDRTAVPLEWDDLRAQLEKLTDALEPSQPGGVSTLGEFVNTAADNLRGQGATIRETVTTMARALSALGDHSEDTFATLKNLAVVVNALEDSSDLLAQLNRNMAAVTGLLADDPGAVGDAVDDLNAVVAEATQFVRDNRDAAGLATDKLAAISSAVHGGLDDIEQALHAFPNAAQNFANVYQPSQAALTGMLAVNNLADPVQFLCGAVEAASRVNAVYSSKLCAQYLAPIVKNRQMNFPPLGENLFVGQQARPNELTYSEDRLRPDYVPPQPAPSPAPSPASVSAADPAAGLPGLLLPGTGE, from the coding sequence ATGCGCAAGCGAACGCTGCGGACCGTGTTGATGGCTGCGCTCGCGGTGGTGGTGGTCGTCGCAGGTGTGGTGGTGGTGCGTGCCGCGGACCACGCGGGGCGCACTCATGTCACCGCCTACTTCGACAACAGCAACGGGCTGTTCACCGGTGACGAGGTGCGCATCCTCGGCGTGCCGGTGGGGGCGATCGAGACCATCGAGCCGGAACCGGAGCGGGTCAAGGTGACGTTTTGGGTCGACGCCAAGTACAAGGTCCCGGCCGACGTGAAAGCCGTGATCGTGTCCCCCCAACTGGTTACGGCGCGCGCCGTTCAGCTGACCCCGGCCTACGAGACCGGCCCGGTGATGGCCGAGAACGCAGTCATCCCACTGGACCGCACGGCAGTTCCGTTGGAATGGGACGACCTTCGGGCGCAGCTCGAAAAGCTGACCGACGCGCTGGAGCCGAGCCAGCCGGGTGGTGTGAGCACCCTCGGTGAGTTCGTCAACACCGCGGCGGACAACCTGCGTGGGCAGGGGGCCACCATCCGTGAAACGGTCACGACGATGGCGCGCGCTCTGTCGGCACTGGGAGACCACAGCGAGGACACGTTCGCGACACTGAAGAACCTGGCGGTCGTGGTGAACGCTCTGGAGGACAGCTCGGACCTGCTGGCCCAGCTCAACCGCAACATGGCTGCCGTCACCGGACTGCTCGCCGATGATCCGGGCGCGGTCGGCGATGCCGTCGACGACCTCAACGCGGTGGTGGCCGAGGCGACCCAGTTCGTCAGGGACAACCGGGACGCAGCCGGACTGGCCACTGACAAGCTGGCCGCCATCTCGTCCGCGGTCCACGGTGGCCTGGACGACATCGAGCAGGCGCTGCACGCATTTCCGAATGCCGCGCAGAACTTCGCGAACGTCTACCAGCCGTCCCAGGCGGCCCTGACCGGCATGCTGGCGGTCAACAACCTCGCCGATCCGGTGCAATTCCTGTGCGGCGCGGTCGAGGCCGCCTCACGGGTGAACGCCGTGTACTCGTCGAAGTTGTGCGCGCAGTACCTCGCCCCGATCGTGAAGAACCGGCAGATGAACTTCCCGCCGCTGGGCGAGAACCTGTTCGTCGGTCAGCAGGCCCGACCCAACGAGTTGACCTACAGCGAGGACCGTTTGCGGCCGGATTACGTCCCACCGCAGCCGGCGCCGTCGCCCGCGCCCTCACCGGCATCGGTCTCCGCCGCGGACCCCGCGGCCGGACTGCCTGGACTGCTGCTGCCCGGAACGGGGGAATGA
- a CDS encoding MCE family protein gives MKPFAERNPFLIGMAGIAVTAGTALLALQYDKLPFSSSTDDYSAYFAEAGGLRTGAPVQVAGFRVGQVSSVELDGNQVRVDFDVDDEVHLGELTEAHIRTKSLLGSKVLEVTPRGSGALDAPIPLARTRSPYQLPDALGDLSATISGLDTDSVSGALATLAETFQDTPPDLRAAVEGVGRFSQTLGERDDQLRTLLSNASRATGVLSERADEIAGLVANSNALLAELRGQSAALEQISRNLSVFAQQLSAFIDENREQMRPALDKLNGVLTIVDNRKERVMLAIKYLNQYTMGLGETVGSGPFFKAYLANLPGQLVQPFIDAAFSDLGLDPNVLPPSQLSDPQTGQPGTPALPVPFPRTGQGGAPHLTVPDAITGNPGDPRYPYREPDPAPAPGGPAPGPPALWPSGQQPSAVPTPAPVLVPAPNEAPPVVSAGGQ, from the coding sequence ATGAAACCCTTCGCCGAACGCAACCCGTTCCTGATCGGTATGGCCGGCATCGCCGTCACGGCAGGCACGGCGCTACTGGCCCTGCAGTACGACAAGCTGCCGTTCAGTTCCTCGACCGACGATTACTCGGCCTACTTCGCCGAGGCAGGCGGCCTGCGCACCGGAGCCCCGGTCCAGGTGGCCGGCTTCCGGGTCGGGCAGGTGTCGTCGGTGGAGCTGGACGGCAACCAGGTCCGCGTCGATTTCGATGTCGACGACGAGGTCCACCTCGGTGAGCTGACCGAAGCCCACATCAGGACCAAGAGCCTGCTCGGCTCGAAGGTCCTGGAGGTGACCCCGCGTGGTTCCGGCGCTCTGGACGCGCCGATCCCTCTGGCGCGGACCAGATCTCCCTATCAGCTGCCTGACGCGCTCGGGGATCTGTCGGCCACCATCAGCGGGTTGGACACCGACTCGGTGTCCGGTGCGCTGGCCACGCTGGCCGAGACGTTTCAGGACACGCCGCCGGATCTGCGGGCGGCCGTCGAAGGGGTGGGACGTTTCTCCCAGACCCTGGGTGAGCGTGACGACCAACTGCGCACGCTGCTGAGCAACGCGAGCAGAGCCACGGGGGTGTTGTCCGAGCGTGCGGACGAGATCGCCGGACTCGTCGCCAACAGCAACGCGCTGCTGGCCGAACTTCGCGGGCAGAGCGCCGCGCTGGAGCAGATCTCACGAAACCTGTCGGTCTTTGCGCAGCAACTGTCGGCCTTCATCGACGAGAACCGCGAACAGATGCGACCGGCGCTGGACAAGCTCAACGGGGTGCTGACGATCGTCGACAACCGCAAGGAACGCGTCATGCTGGCGATCAAGTACCTCAACCAGTACACGATGGGCCTCGGGGAGACGGTCGGATCGGGGCCGTTCTTCAAGGCGTACCTGGCCAATCTCCCGGGTCAGCTGGTGCAACCCTTCATCGATGCGGCATTCTCCGATCTCGGCCTTGATCCCAATGTGCTTCCGCCTTCACAACTCTCGGATCCGCAGACCGGACAGCCCGGCACGCCGGCGCTGCCCGTCCCGTTCCCCCGCACCGGCCAGGGCGGAGCGCCTCACCTGACGGTCCCCGACGCGATCACCGGGAACCCCGGAGATCCCCGGTATCCGTACCGGGAACCCGATCCGGCGCCTGCGCCCGGCGGCCCGGCCCCCGGACCGCCCGCGCTCTGGCCGAGCGGACAGCAGCCGTCGGCGGTGCCCACGCCGGCGCCTGTGCTGGTGCCCGCGCCGAACGAGGCTCCGCCTGTGGTCTCGGCAGGAGGACAGTGA
- a CDS encoding MCE family protein: protein MRSSLRRVVVNLTVFVALCVVAVFSLMAVFANLRFSTEQIYRAEFTDVSGLEVNDFVRIAGVEVGQVKKISVNASGDSGAHAVVEFSADPSVNLTDGSKAQVRWENPIGDRYMALLQGSQDGQRKLEPTEVIPVDRTEPALDLDTLLGGFRPLFRALDPDQVNTLSTALIQAFQGEGVTIRSFLNQAALVTNTLADRDALIGEVIGNLNAVLGSFGGQTEQFAKSVDALSELVAGLEERKADVANAVAYTNEASATVADLLMQAREPFKEAVAQSDRTTSLVLADHEYFDGLLDMLPDAYKKLSRLGSRGDFIPEYLCSMSLKLNGKGGQPVYVKLAEQTTGRCAPR from the coding sequence GTGAGATCCAGCCTGCGACGTGTAGTCGTCAATCTGACCGTGTTCGTCGCCCTGTGTGTCGTCGCGGTCTTCAGCCTGATGGCCGTCTTCGCCAACCTGCGCTTCTCGACCGAGCAGATCTACCGGGCCGAGTTCACCGATGTGAGCGGACTGGAGGTCAACGATTTCGTCCGGATCGCCGGTGTCGAGGTGGGCCAGGTGAAGAAGATCTCGGTGAACGCCTCCGGGGATTCCGGCGCGCACGCCGTGGTCGAGTTCTCCGCGGACCCCTCCGTCAACCTCACCGACGGGTCCAAAGCCCAGGTCCGCTGGGAGAACCCGATCGGCGATCGCTATATGGCACTGCTGCAGGGATCACAGGACGGGCAACGCAAACTCGAACCGACAGAGGTGATCCCCGTCGACCGCACTGAACCGGCGCTCGACCTCGACACGCTTCTCGGCGGGTTCAGGCCGCTGTTCCGCGCACTCGATCCCGACCAGGTGAACACTCTGTCGACGGCCCTGATCCAGGCCTTCCAGGGGGAGGGCGTCACCATCCGGTCCTTCCTGAACCAGGCCGCGCTGGTCACCAACACCCTGGCCGATCGGGACGCCCTGATCGGCGAGGTGATCGGGAATCTCAACGCGGTACTGGGATCCTTCGGTGGGCAGACCGAGCAGTTCGCCAAATCGGTCGACGCACTGTCGGAACTGGTTGCGGGCCTGGAGGAGCGGAAGGCCGACGTCGCCAACGCGGTCGCCTACACCAACGAGGCGTCGGCCACCGTCGCCGATCTGCTGATGCAGGCACGGGAGCCCTTCAAGGAGGCCGTCGCGCAATCCGACCGGACGACCTCCCTGGTGCTCGCAGATCACGAGTACTTCGACGGACTGCTCGACATGCTCCCCGACGCCTACAAGAAGCTCTCCCGGCTGGGCAGCCGCGGTGACTTCATCCCCGAGTATCTGTGCTCGATGTCGCTGAAGCTCAACGGAAAAGGTGGACAACCGGTCTACGTGAAACTTGCCGAGCAGACGACAGGGCGGTGCGCGCCGAGATGA
- a CDS encoding ABC transporter permease gives MDGLSRIGTQAQFYFQTLGSTKDVLVHYKKELLRLIAQMSLGVGALAVVGGTVVIVGFLTLSTGALVAVQGYNQFAEVGVEALTGFASAYFNVRLIGPVIAGIGLAATIGAGATAQLGAMRINEEIDALEVMGVRSVAYLASSRVLAGVIVVIPLYCVAVLSAFWAARFGTIVIYGQSSGVYDHYFTTFLNGTDIIWSFFQAVVMAVVIMLVHTYYGFTASGGPAGVGEAVGRAVRTSLIAAVLVVLFLSLAIYGQSGNFHLAG, from the coding sequence ATGGACGGCCTGAGCCGGATCGGGACTCAGGCGCAGTTCTACTTCCAGACGCTCGGATCCACCAAAGACGTTCTCGTCCATTACAAGAAGGAGCTGCTGCGCCTGATAGCCCAGATGAGTCTGGGCGTGGGTGCGTTGGCAGTCGTCGGCGGCACGGTGGTGATCGTCGGCTTCCTCACGCTGTCGACCGGCGCGCTGGTCGCAGTGCAGGGATACAACCAGTTCGCCGAGGTCGGAGTCGAAGCCCTGACCGGATTCGCGTCCGCCTACTTCAACGTCCGGCTGATCGGCCCGGTGATCGCCGGAATCGGTCTGGCCGCCACCATCGGCGCGGGGGCCACGGCTCAGCTCGGCGCGATGCGGATCAACGAGGAGATCGACGCGCTGGAGGTGATGGGCGTGCGCTCCGTGGCCTACCTGGCGTCGAGCCGGGTCCTGGCGGGCGTGATCGTGGTGATTCCGCTGTACTGCGTCGCGGTGCTGTCGGCCTTCTGGGCGGCACGGTTCGGCACGATCGTGATCTACGGACAGTCCTCGGGCGTCTACGACCACTACTTCACCACCTTCCTCAACGGCACCGACATCATCTGGTCGTTCTTCCAAGCCGTGGTGATGGCGGTCGTCATCATGCTCGTGCACACCTACTACGGGTTCACCGCGTCCGGCGGCCCCGCCGGAGTCGGCGAGGCGGTCGGTCGTGCGGTGCGCACCTCGCTGATCGCAGCGGTGCTGGTCGTGCTATTCCTTTCGCTGGCCATCTACGGCCAGTCCGGCAACTTCCACCTGGCCGGGTAG
- a CDS encoding ABC transporter permease encodes MALDTLVCIPRRPFAWREFLEQSWFVARVSLVPTLMLAIPFTVLLIFTFNILLLEFGAADFAGTGAAYGTVTQIGPVVTVLVVAGAGATAMCADLGARTIRDELDALRVMGVDPIQTLVVPRVLAATFVATLLSSVVILVGLVGGFVFSVFVQHVTPGAFVSGLTVITGVDDVVISLIKAALFGLAAGLIACYKGISVGGGPAGVGNAVNETVVFTFVALFAINIIASAVGIKATL; translated from the coding sequence ATGGCACTGGACACGCTGGTGTGCATCCCGCGTAGACCGTTCGCGTGGCGCGAGTTTCTCGAACAATCCTGGTTCGTCGCACGGGTGTCGTTGGTGCCGACGCTCATGCTGGCGATCCCGTTCACCGTGCTGCTGATCTTCACGTTCAACATCCTGTTGCTGGAGTTCGGTGCCGCCGACTTCGCCGGAACCGGCGCGGCGTACGGGACCGTCACGCAGATCGGTCCCGTCGTCACCGTGCTGGTGGTGGCGGGAGCCGGTGCCACGGCGATGTGCGCCGATCTCGGCGCACGGACGATCCGCGACGAACTCGACGCGCTACGGGTGATGGGTGTGGACCCGATCCAGACTCTGGTGGTTCCCCGCGTGCTGGCCGCGACGTTCGTCGCGACCCTGCTGTCGTCGGTGGTGATCCTGGTGGGACTGGTCGGAGGATTCGTCTTCTCGGTGTTCGTCCAGCACGTGACGCCGGGCGCCTTCGTCAGCGGCCTCACCGTGATCACCGGCGTTGACGACGTCGTCATCTCGCTGATCAAGGCCGCGCTGTTCGGTCTGGCCGCGGGTCTGATCGCCTGCTACAAGGGCATCTCCGTCGGCGGAGGACCCGCGGGTGTCGGAAACGCGGTCAACGAGACCGTGGTGTTCACGTTCGTCGCACTGTTCGCGATCAACATCATCGCGTCAGCGGTCGGTATCAAGGCGACGCTGTGA